From Micromonospora sp. NBC_01699, a single genomic window includes:
- a CDS encoding pirin family protein produces the protein MPAITVENVLVLPRLPRLDEQTTEYRKVRRVITAPSGFEGEGFPVRRAFAGVPMPELDPFIHLDQMGEVDYAPGEPKGTPWHPHRGFETVTYIIDGIFDHQDSNGGGGTITDGDTQWMTAGSGLLHIEAPPEHLVMSGGLFHGLQLWVNLPRAAKMNPPRYQDIRGRESALLTTPDGGALLRVIAGEIDGHRGPGSTFTPITITHVTVQPGATVDLPWRSDFNALVYVLGGRGTVGTERRPVHTGQLAVHGPGEALRFAADEQQDSNTPVLDLYIMGGLPIREPVAQYGPFVMNTRDELVKAFEDYQAGRLGVIPAARVPHTDGSTPRP, from the coding sequence ATGCCCGCGATCACCGTGGAAAACGTGCTGGTCCTGCCGCGGCTGCCGCGACTCGACGAACAGACCACCGAATATCGGAAGGTACGCCGGGTGATCACCGCGCCCAGCGGCTTCGAGGGCGAGGGCTTCCCGGTCCGTCGCGCCTTCGCCGGGGTGCCGATGCCCGAACTCGACCCGTTCATCCACCTGGACCAGATGGGCGAGGTCGACTATGCGCCGGGCGAGCCGAAGGGAACCCCGTGGCACCCGCACCGCGGGTTCGAGACGGTCACGTACATCATCGACGGGATCTTCGACCACCAGGACTCCAACGGTGGCGGCGGCACCATCACCGACGGGGACACCCAGTGGATGACCGCCGGTAGCGGCCTGCTCCACATCGAGGCACCGCCGGAGCACCTGGTGATGAGCGGTGGCCTTTTCCACGGCCTCCAGCTCTGGGTCAACCTGCCCCGCGCGGCGAAGATGAACCCGCCGCGCTACCAGGACATCCGGGGCAGGGAGTCGGCGCTGCTGACCACCCCGGACGGCGGCGCGCTGCTGCGGGTCATCGCCGGTGAGATCGACGGCCACCGGGGGCCCGGCTCGACCTTCACGCCGATCACCATCACCCACGTGACGGTGCAACCCGGCGCCACCGTCGACCTGCCCTGGCGCTCCGACTTCAACGCCCTGGTCTACGTGCTCGGCGGCCGGGGCACCGTCGGCACCGAACGCCGGCCGGTGCATACCGGACAGCTCGCGGTCCACGGACCGGGCGAGGCGCTACGGTTCGCCGCCGACGAACAGCAGGACTCGAACACGCCCGTGCTCGACCTCTACATCATGGGTGGCCTGCCGATCCGCGAACCGGTGGCGCAGTACGGCCCGTTTGTCATGAACACCCGCGACGAACTGGTCAAGGCGTTCGAGGACTACCAGGCCGGTCGCCTGGGCGTCATTCCCGCCGCCCGGGTCCCGCACACCGACGGGAGCACTCCGCGCCCGTAA
- a CDS encoding MarR family winged helix-turn-helix transcriptional regulator, translating to MTQSLNSAQLGCWRAYIESSQRLFNKLEDELRATSELSLADYQVLVLLSETPGQRLRMGELAGQLVFSPSRLTYQISNMEKRGLVTRQPCPDDRRGSEAVLTAAGLLTLREAAPQHAASVRQHLMDDLSETELAVLTRVFDRLGERLAPGRPSSDATTNIS from the coding sequence GTGACACAGAGTTTGAACAGCGCTCAGCTCGGCTGCTGGCGCGCGTACATCGAGTCGAGCCAGCGGTTGTTCAACAAGCTGGAGGACGAGTTGCGCGCGACGAGCGAGTTGAGCCTCGCCGACTACCAGGTGCTGGTCCTGCTCTCCGAAACCCCCGGTCAGCGGCTCCGGATGGGTGAGCTGGCCGGGCAACTGGTCTTCTCACCGAGCCGGCTGACGTACCAGATCTCGAACATGGAGAAGCGCGGCCTGGTCACCCGGCAGCCCTGTCCGGACGACCGGCGCGGCAGCGAGGCGGTGCTCACCGCCGCCGGGCTGCTGACCCTGCGGGAAGCGGCACCACAGCACGCGGCATCCGTCCGGCAACACCTGATGGACGACCTCAGCGAAACCGAACTCGCCGTCCTCACCCGCGTCTTCGACCGGCTCGGCGAACGCCTGGCCCCCGGCCGACCCTCCTCCGACGCCACGACCAACATCAGTTAA
- a CDS encoding copper chaperone PCu(A)C — MRTAPSPAPRRRTTLVTIVCAAVASLALIGATAGCGGSEPAESPASPSASATAGPFSLRDPWVKAADSGMTAAFGTLVNDSDTDVTVVSAASSVSPMELHEMTMKDGKMVMQPKADGLVVKAHGTHVLEPSGDHLMLMKLAKPVRSGDEVAFTLTFADGGTAEFRAIVKPFAGAGESYDPGAGMNMDPTASPGPGMSMSPAA; from the coding sequence ATGCGAACAGCCCCGTCGCCCGCTCCACGACGGCGTACAACACTCGTGACCATCGTCTGCGCCGCCGTGGCGTCGCTGGCCCTGATCGGCGCCACGGCCGGTTGCGGCGGTTCCGAGCCGGCCGAGAGCCCGGCCAGCCCGAGTGCTTCGGCGACGGCCGGACCCTTCAGCCTGCGCGACCCGTGGGTCAAGGCGGCGGACTCGGGGATGACGGCGGCGTTCGGCACCCTGGTCAACGACAGCGACACCGATGTCACCGTGGTGAGCGCCGCCTCCTCGGTGTCACCGATGGAGCTGCACGAGATGACCATGAAGGACGGCAAGATGGTCATGCAGCCCAAGGCCGACGGTCTGGTCGTCAAGGCTCACGGCACGCACGTGCTGGAGCCCAGCGGCGACCACCTGATGCTGATGAAGCTGGCGAAGCCGGTCAGGTCCGGCGACGAGGTCGCCTTCACGTTGACCTTCGCCGACGGCGGCACCGCCGAGTTCAGGGCGATCGTCAAGCCGTTCGCCGGGGCCGGGGAGAGCTACGACCCGGGCGCGGGCATGAACATGGACCCCACCGCGAGCCCCGGCCCGGGGATGAGCATGAGTCCGGCGGCATGA
- a CDS encoding GNAT family N-acetyltransferase, producing the protein MRGRARFGVGDCTTVEPLQISVPGLLLRPWRAQDAPEVMAAMREPAIARWNAAPSAAAGLEGAREWVRRRADWSGGDHASFAMAEPSTGELLGSVSLHRIFDGAGSIGYWTLAPVRGRGLAALAVATVTGWAFQRLSLHRIELCHAVANASSCRVAQKAGYLLEGTLRESYRYGDQQRHDEHIHGRLATDA; encoded by the coding sequence ATGCGAGGTCGCGCCCGGTTCGGGGTGGGAGACTGCACGACCGTGGAGCCGTTGCAGATATCCGTACCCGGTCTGTTGCTGCGTCCGTGGCGCGCGCAGGACGCGCCCGAGGTCATGGCGGCCATGCGCGAGCCGGCGATCGCCCGGTGGAACGCCGCGCCGAGCGCCGCCGCCGGCCTCGAAGGCGCACGGGAGTGGGTCCGGCGCCGGGCCGACTGGTCCGGCGGGGACCACGCCTCGTTCGCGATGGCCGAACCGTCGACCGGGGAGTTACTCGGCTCGGTCTCGCTGCACCGGATCTTCGACGGTGCCGGCTCGATCGGGTACTGGACCCTCGCCCCGGTACGCGGACGCGGCCTGGCCGCGCTCGCCGTCGCCACGGTGACCGGCTGGGCGTTCCAGCGGTTGAGCCTGCACCGGATCGAACTGTGCCACGCCGTCGCCAACGCCTCCTCCTGCCGGGTGGCGCAGAAGGCGGGTTACCTGCTGGAGGGCACCCTGCGCGAGTCGTACCGGTACGGCGACCAGCAGCGTCACGATGAACACATCCACGGCCGGTTGGCCACGGACGCCTGA
- a CDS encoding IS630 family transposase gives MAEPVRVRRLSDQEGQRLQRLVRRGTGSVVRLRRAMVVLASAGGNTVPAIARLVQADEDSVRQVIHRFNEQGMPSLDPRWAGGRPRQISPDDEAFIVATANTRPMKLGRPFTRWSIRKLAEYLAGNPDRVVMVGRERLRQYLRKHEITFQRTKTWKESNDPQRETKLTRIEHVTTQFSDRVFAFDEFGPLAVRPQTGSGWHPKGRPHRLPANYHKLHGVRQFHGCYSVGDDTLWGVIRHRKSATNTLTALKSIRAARPDGAPIYIILDNLSAHKGPAIRAWAARNKVELYFTPTYASWANPIEAHFGPLRTFVIAGSDHPNHVALGRHLHAYLRWRNANARHPDVLAAQRRERARIRSERQQRWGQPTTKAA, from the coding sequence GTGGCAGAACCCGTTCGAGTACGCCGATTGAGTGATCAAGAGGGTCAGCGGTTGCAACGCCTGGTGCGTCGCGGTACCGGCTCGGTTGTCCGGCTGCGGCGGGCGATGGTTGTGCTCGCCTCGGCCGGAGGGAACACCGTGCCGGCGATCGCCCGCCTCGTGCAGGCCGACGAGGATTCCGTGCGGCAGGTGATCCACCGGTTCAACGAGCAGGGGATGCCCAGCCTGGACCCTCGGTGGGCGGGTGGCCGTCCCCGCCAGATCAGTCCTGACGATGAGGCCTTCATCGTCGCGACGGCCAACACCCGCCCGATGAAGCTCGGGCGCCCGTTCACCAGGTGGAGCATCCGCAAGCTCGCCGAGTACCTCGCCGGCAACCCGGACCGGGTCGTCATGGTGGGACGTGAACGTCTGCGGCAGTACCTGCGCAAACATGAGATCACTTTCCAGCGGACAAAGACGTGGAAGGAGTCCAACGACCCGCAACGAGAGACGAAACTGACCCGTATCGAGCACGTCACCACCCAGTTCTCGGACCGGGTGTTCGCGTTCGACGAGTTCGGGCCACTCGCGGTCCGTCCGCAGACCGGAAGCGGATGGCACCCGAAAGGCCGGCCACACCGGCTGCCGGCGAACTATCACAAGCTGCACGGTGTCCGGCAGTTCCACGGCTGCTACTCCGTCGGCGACGACACCCTCTGGGGTGTCATCCGCCACCGTAAATCCGCGACGAACACCCTGACCGCGCTCAAGTCGATCCGCGCCGCCCGACCGGACGGGGCACCGATCTACATCATCCTGGACAACCTGTCGGCACACAAAGGCCCGGCGATCAGGGCCTGGGCGGCCCGGAACAAGGTCGAACTGTATTTCACCCCGACCTACGCCTCCTGGGCCAACCCCATCGAGGCCCACTTCGGGCCGTTACGCACTTTTGTCATTGCCGGCTCCGACCACCCCAACCACGTCGCTCTCGGCCGGCACCTGCACGCCTACCTACGGTGGCGCAACGCGAATGCCCGCCACCCCGACGTCCTCGCCGCCCAACGACGCGAACGCGCCCGCATCCGCAGCGAACGCCAACAACGCTGGGGCCAACCCACCACAAAAGCGGCCTGA
- a CDS encoding general stress protein, which yields MSSSGRAAIPGLLGGGANLPPGPAGGVGMPGAGGNTRPTVTMASYPDYSGAQQAVDFLADNRFPVERTAIIGTNLALVETVLGRLTTARAAVAGLATGAWFGLFIGLLFGIFTVGNWWAVIVAGLLIGAAWGAIFGAIAHASTGGRRDFTSAATLRAREYAVTVDADLADQARQVLSRMNWQPATG from the coding sequence ATGTCCTCCAGTGGGCGGGCAGCGATACCGGGCCTGCTCGGTGGTGGCGCCAACCTGCCACCCGGTCCGGCCGGTGGAGTGGGTATGCCGGGCGCTGGCGGCAATACCCGTCCGACCGTGACCATGGCGTCGTACCCGGACTACTCCGGGGCACAACAGGCGGTCGACTTTCTCGCCGACAACCGGTTCCCGGTGGAACGTACCGCCATCATCGGCACCAACCTGGCGCTGGTGGAGACGGTGCTGGGGCGCCTGACGACGGCACGGGCCGCCGTGGCGGGGCTGGCCACCGGTGCCTGGTTCGGGCTGTTCATCGGGCTCCTGTTCGGCATCTTCACCGTCGGCAACTGGTGGGCCGTGATCGTCGCCGGACTGCTGATCGGTGCCGCCTGGGGCGCGATCTTCGGCGCCATCGCGCACGCCAGCACCGGCGGCCGACGCGACTTCACCTCGGCGGCCACCCTGCGCGCCCGTGAGTACGCGGTCACCGTCGACGCCGACCTCGCCGACCAGGCCCGGCAGGTGTTGAGCCGGATGAACTGGCAACCGGCCACCGGCTGA
- a CDS encoding aminoglycoside phosphotransferase family protein, whose amino-acid sequence MSRTVTLVLVGADGVPLGALPAYDVPAPWWQEMTDVVEGARRTHGIDVAVLRLLHTERPEPHGGAVTYLAQLGRTAPAAATLDLTPLDPATLDAVGTPHPSRAPWAEPGGPRRSLDWAADELARLGRAPVTGSQRRAWNLSTIWRLDPAEPAKSRTPVWLKQVPAFFRHEAAVLRWLGRVAPELAPPLLAADKTGRMLLDHVPGDDWYGVDVTGRDAIAADQHRIQLASIPYVRELVDSGVPDLRGARLARTVTDVLTASGADLSGVRSLLANLDARLAAIAACGLPDTLVHGDLHPGNVRNDGNRRVLIDWGDAFVGHPAFDLLRLSERLSPDDTTTLVRSWASRWRASHPAADPERALRLLRPVAALRNAAVYAHFVARIEPSERPFHLADVPHHLADAARLAG is encoded by the coding sequence GTGTCGCGTACGGTCACGCTTGTGCTGGTGGGCGCCGATGGCGTACCGCTGGGCGCGCTGCCCGCCTACGACGTGCCGGCGCCCTGGTGGCAGGAGATGACCGATGTCGTGGAGGGTGCCCGGCGTACGCACGGAATCGACGTCGCCGTGCTGCGGCTGCTGCACACCGAACGGCCCGAGCCGCACGGCGGGGCGGTCACCTACCTGGCCCAACTCGGCCGGACCGCACCGGCGGCGGCCACCCTCGACCTGACCCCGCTCGACCCTGCCACGCTCGACGCCGTGGGGACGCCGCACCCGTCACGCGCGCCGTGGGCCGAACCGGGCGGTCCCCGGCGCAGCCTGGACTGGGCGGCCGACGAGTTGGCCCGACTCGGCCGCGCACCGGTCACCGGCAGCCAGCGGCGGGCCTGGAACCTGTCCACCATCTGGCGCCTGGATCCGGCAGAGCCGGCGAAAAGCCGTACGCCGGTCTGGCTGAAGCAGGTACCGGCCTTCTTCCGGCACGAGGCGGCGGTACTGCGCTGGCTCGGTCGGGTGGCGCCCGAACTCGCGCCGCCGCTGCTCGCCGCCGACAAAACCGGACGGATGCTGCTCGACCACGTCCCCGGCGACGACTGGTACGGGGTGGACGTCACCGGACGGGACGCCATCGCCGCCGACCAGCACCGGATCCAGCTCGCCTCGATCCCGTACGTGCGGGAGCTGGTCGATTCGGGCGTACCCGATCTTCGCGGGGCCCGACTGGCGCGGACGGTGACCGACGTGCTGACGGCGAGCGGGGCGGACCTGAGCGGCGTACGGTCGCTCCTGGCCAACCTCGACGCCCGGCTCGCCGCGATCGCCGCCTGCGGCCTGCCCGACACCCTGGTCCACGGTGACCTGCATCCGGGCAACGTCCGCAACGACGGCAACCGGCGGGTGTTGATCGACTGGGGGGACGCCTTCGTCGGCCATCCCGCCTTCGACCTCCTGCGCCTGTCCGAGCGACTGTCGCCGGACGACACGACCACGCTGGTCCGCTCCTGGGCCAGCCGTTGGCGGGCGAGCCACCCGGCCGCCGACCCGGAACGCGCGCTGCGGCTGCTGCGTCCGGTCGCGGCCCTGCGCAACGCCGCCGTGTACGCGCACTTCGTGGCCCGGATCGAACCGAGCGAACGGCCGTTCCACCTGGCCGACGTCCCGCATCACCTGGCCGACGCGGCCCGGCTGGCCGGGTAG
- the alc gene encoding allantoicase — MADFTELPDLASRLLGGSVVDANDEFFAARDNLVNTGPPTFTPQTFGAKGQVYDGWETRRRREPGDDHAIVRLGAAGIISGVVVDTAFFTGNYPPYVSVQACGLEGYPSPAELAAADWLPIVPRSAVRGDTKNAFPVTDPHRFTHVRLVIHPDGGVARLRVHGIVVPDPRLFPDGLVDLAALEYGGLVTDCSNRFYGSPNQLIAPGLARVMGEGWETARRRDTGNDWVRVRLAAPGRIRLAELDTSHFKGNAPGAAALRGIDTRYADPADEWAWFDLLPRVRLQPDTRHRFPLPDARTATEVRLDVYPDGGMARLRLPGRVSPDDLATLRHRWWTSLPPAHQRHSSATPIPPDTPWRRSLPPPT; from the coding sequence ATGGCCGACTTCACCGAGCTGCCCGACCTCGCCTCCCGGCTGCTCGGCGGGTCGGTGGTCGACGCCAACGACGAGTTCTTCGCCGCCCGGGACAACCTGGTCAACACCGGCCCGCCGACGTTCACCCCGCAGACCTTCGGGGCCAAGGGCCAGGTGTACGACGGCTGGGAGACCCGCCGCCGCCGTGAACCCGGCGACGACCACGCGATCGTCCGGCTCGGCGCCGCCGGGATCATCTCCGGGGTGGTGGTCGACACCGCCTTCTTCACCGGCAACTACCCGCCGTACGTCTCCGTGCAGGCGTGCGGGCTGGAGGGCTACCCGAGCCCGGCCGAGCTGGCCGCCGCCGACTGGCTGCCGATCGTGCCCCGCTCGGCGGTGCGGGGCGACACGAAGAACGCCTTCCCGGTGACGGACCCGCACCGGTTCACCCACGTACGGCTGGTCATCCACCCGGATGGCGGGGTGGCCCGGCTGCGGGTGCACGGCATCGTCGTACCCGATCCCCGGCTTTTCCCCGACGGCCTGGTCGACCTCGCGGCGCTGGAGTACGGCGGCCTGGTGACCGATTGCAGCAACCGGTTCTACGGTTCACCGAACCAGCTCATCGCGCCCGGTCTGGCCCGGGTGATGGGCGAGGGCTGGGAGACCGCGCGACGCCGGGACACCGGCAACGACTGGGTACGCGTCCGCCTCGCCGCCCCCGGTCGGATCCGCCTCGCCGAGCTGGACACCAGCCACTTCAAGGGAAACGCGCCCGGCGCCGCCGCGCTGCGCGGCATCGACACCCGGTACGCCGATCCGGCCGACGAGTGGGCCTGGTTCGACCTGCTGCCCCGCGTCCGCCTGCAACCGGACACCCGACACCGGTTCCCCCTGCCCGACGCCCGCACCGCAACCGAGGTCCGACTGGACGTCTACCCCGACGGCGGAATGGCCCGCCTCCGCCTCCCCGGCCGAGTTTCCCCCGACGACCTGGCAACCCTGCGCCACCGCTGGTGGACCTCCCTCCCCCCAGCCCACCAACGCCACTCCTCCGCCACCCCCATCCCCCCGGACACCCCCTGGCGCCGCTCCCTCCCACCCCCCACCTAG
- a CDS encoding Dyp-type peroxidase, with protein sequence MTDQSTHRPVSRRRLLTGGSVAVGGILAGAGTVAAVHAAADTPPAPHPAPAVEIGTATEPFHGPRQAGIATDPQSHAAFVALTLNPGTDRAALVRLMRLLCDDAARLTRGEPALADTERELALLPARLTITFGFGPALYHAAGLADRRPASVADLPPFPIDRLQPAWSGGDLLLQICADDPLTVAHAQRMLVKDARPFGTVRWVQQGFRRAAGIQPQPHTQRNVLGQLDGTANPKPGTTAFDQAVWVPDGPDWLRDSTTLVVRRIRAELETWDLLGRADKELAVGRRLDSGAPLSGTAEHDEPDFAVTDATGLPAIPDFAHISRAHTTDDRLRLLRRPYNYDGAPSPDGHPDTGLIFASYQADIERQFLPIQRRLAELDLLNEWTTPIGSAVFAIPPGCAPDGWVGEQLLG encoded by the coding sequence ATGACGGACCAGTCCACCCACCGTCCGGTGAGCAGGCGGCGTCTGCTCACCGGCGGGTCCGTCGCGGTCGGCGGGATCCTCGCCGGAGCGGGTACGGTCGCCGCCGTCCACGCCGCCGCCGACACACCCCCGGCGCCCCACCCCGCCCCGGCTGTCGAGATCGGTACGGCAACCGAGCCGTTCCACGGCCCCCGGCAGGCCGGTATCGCCACCGACCCGCAGTCACACGCCGCGTTCGTCGCCCTCACCCTGAATCCGGGCACCGACCGGGCGGCGCTGGTCCGGCTGATGCGGCTGCTCTGCGACGACGCCGCCCGGCTGACCCGGGGCGAGCCCGCCCTTGCCGACACCGAACGGGAACTGGCCCTGCTCCCCGCCCGGCTCACCATCACGTTCGGGTTCGGACCGGCCCTGTACCACGCCGCCGGCCTCGCGGACCGGCGTCCCGCGTCCGTCGCCGACCTGCCACCGTTTCCGATCGACCGGCTGCAACCCGCCTGGTCCGGGGGTGACCTGCTGCTCCAGATCTGCGCCGACGACCCGCTCACCGTCGCCCACGCCCAGCGGATGCTGGTCAAGGACGCCCGCCCGTTCGGGACGGTGCGCTGGGTCCAGCAGGGTTTCCGCCGCGCTGCGGGGATCCAGCCGCAGCCGCACACCCAGCGCAATGTCCTCGGTCAGCTCGACGGGACCGCCAACCCGAAGCCCGGCACCACCGCCTTCGACCAGGCCGTCTGGGTGCCCGACGGTCCGGACTGGCTGCGTGACAGCACGACGCTGGTGGTGCGGCGGATCCGCGCCGAACTGGAGACGTGGGATCTGCTCGGCCGGGCCGACAAGGAACTCGCGGTCGGTCGGCGGCTGGACAGCGGCGCGCCGTTGAGCGGCACCGCCGAGCACGACGAGCCCGACTTCGCGGTCACCGACGCCACCGGGCTGCCCGCCATTCCCGACTTCGCCCACATCAGTCGCGCCCACACCACCGACGACCGGCTGCGCCTCCTGCGCCGCCCGTACAACTACGACGGCGCGCCGAGCCCGGACGGCCATCCGGACACCGGGCTGATCTTCGCCTCCTACCAGGCCGACATCGAACGACAGTTCCTGCCGATCCAACGCCGCCTCGCCGAACTGGACCTGCTCAACGAGTGGACCACCCCGATCGGCTCGGCCGTCTTCGCCATCCCGCCCGGCTGCGCGCCGGACGGTTGGGTAGGCGAGCAACTTCTCGGCTGA
- a CDS encoding DUF6348 family protein: MIDPRPTPQPLPAERVLELAAPMLAEVGGEWLLTDGPMLRSGSLGVRVLPSDSDDYRHLDLEILLNVDRPDVPTVVDCTLGLAADPVEAARQAIQAWIETCLVTVLEMIEQQGRLANHFRSGDQGGFAGWHAIVGSVTGWSVDGSRGKQEWFAEAMPWSTLAPVIADGLDRPYLNGVRMLVGQGGDFTESEVRINGQRHEPSAAALAALNWPRTDRFGLARTFVLLVGPD; encoded by the coding sequence ATGATCGACCCGCGTCCGACGCCACAGCCCCTCCCTGCCGAGCGTGTGCTGGAGCTTGCCGCGCCCATGCTTGCCGAGGTCGGTGGCGAGTGGCTGCTGACCGACGGGCCGATGCTGCGGTCGGGATCGTTGGGCGTCCGGGTTCTTCCGTCGGACAGCGACGATTACCGCCACCTGGACCTGGAAATCCTGCTGAATGTAGACCGGCCGGACGTGCCAACGGTCGTCGACTGCACGCTTGGCCTCGCGGCCGATCCGGTCGAGGCGGCCCGTCAGGCGATCCAGGCGTGGATTGAGACCTGCCTGGTAACGGTCCTAGAGATGATCGAGCAGCAGGGGCGACTGGCGAACCACTTCAGGTCCGGCGACCAGGGCGGGTTCGCCGGCTGGCATGCGATCGTCGGCAGTGTGACCGGGTGGTCCGTTGACGGATCGCGAGGTAAGCAGGAGTGGTTCGCCGAGGCGATGCCGTGGTCGACCCTGGCGCCGGTGATCGCGGACGGGCTCGACCGCCCATATCTCAATGGCGTTCGCATGCTGGTCGGCCAGGGCGGCGACTTCACCGAGAGTGAAGTCCGGATCAACGGCCAGCGGCACGAACCGTCCGCTGCGGCGCTCGCCGCCCTGAATTGGCCGCGTACCGACCGTTTCGGCCTGGCACGCACCTTCGTCCTCTTGGTTGGCCCCGACTAG
- a CDS encoding DUF1684 domain-containing protein — MDELDLSDWRERVARLYLSDLDLTGFRTARDGLFARHPQSPIPADERPEFTGLRYFPENPEAVVEVAVRPAEGQLRIDTGGPDGVVRYRRVGVAQTPWGPLTLWWIEAYGGGLFLPYRDGTCGPDSYGGGRYLTDTVKGTFGRGVTVLPGDRLRLDFNYGYNPSCAYDDRWACPLAPTENRVTAPIEAGELRYA, encoded by the coding sequence GTGGACGAACTTGATCTCAGCGACTGGCGTGAGCGGGTGGCCCGGCTCTACCTCTCCGACCTGGACCTGACCGGCTTCCGGACCGCTCGGGACGGGTTGTTCGCCCGGCATCCGCAGTCACCGATCCCGGCCGACGAACGGCCGGAGTTCACCGGTCTGCGGTACTTCCCCGAGAATCCCGAGGCCGTGGTCGAGGTCGCGGTGCGCCCGGCCGAGGGCCAGCTGCGAATCGACACCGGCGGGCCCGACGGGGTCGTCCGGTACCGCCGGGTCGGGGTCGCGCAGACGCCGTGGGGTCCGCTGACCCTCTGGTGGATCGAGGCGTACGGCGGCGGCCTGTTCCTGCCGTACCGGGACGGCACCTGCGGGCCCGACTCGTACGGTGGTGGCCGTTATCTGACCGACACGGTCAAGGGCACCTTCGGGCGGGGGGTCACCGTGCTGCCCGGCGACCGGCTCCGCCTCGACTTCAACTACGGCTACAACCCGAGCTGCGCCTACGACGACCGCTGGGCGTGCCCGCTCGCCCCGACCGAGAACCGGGTGACCGCCCCGATCGAGGCCGGCGAGCTGAGGTACGCGTGA